The Corynebacterium pseudopelargi genome contains a region encoding:
- a CDS encoding sigma-70 family RNA polymerase sigma factor: MQTVIDHPPTPSIPNNASADFEAILRHHHRRLWFLVRRYVHNHFDAEEVLQEALLKASEKISSYRGEASLHTWLHRLVANTAYDFVHRNKHRPTIPLDTEMYGGSRHQEGGLDLATTSAVRLAMRTLPQEQRRAIYLVDFVGVEISMAAAIEGVQPGTMKSRRSRARAALRERLAYDS; encoded by the coding sequence GTGCAGACCGTCATCGACCACCCACCAACACCAAGCATCCCAAACAACGCCAGCGCCGATTTCGAAGCAATCCTCAGACACCACCACCGCCGCCTCTGGTTTTTGGTGCGCCGCTACGTACACAATCACTTTGATGCCGAGGAAGTGCTCCAAGAAGCGCTGCTCAAAGCCAGCGAGAAGATCAGCTCCTATCGCGGGGAAGCAAGCCTGCACACCTGGCTGCATCGCCTCGTGGCCAATACCGCCTATGACTTTGTTCACCGCAATAAGCACCGGCCGACCATCCCATTGGACACCGAGATGTATGGGGGATCGCGGCACCAAGAAGGCGGGCTCGATCTTGCCACCACCTCTGCGGTACGCCTGGCCATGCGCACCCTGCCACAGGAACAACGCCGCGCCATTTACCTCGTTGATTTTGTGGGCGTGGAAATTTCCATGGCCGCCGCGATCGAAGGCGTGCAGCCCGGCACCATGAAATCTCGGCGGTCCAGGGCCAGGGCTGCGCTGCGCGAGCGCTTGGCCTATGACTCATAG
- the trpCF gene encoding bifunctional indole-3-glycerol-phosphate synthase TrpC/phosphoribosylanthranilate isomerase TrpF, with product MADKALPTVLEGIVQTRRGHLADIRERINHVDPEALPRSERSLFQSLSAPGGPHFIMECKAASPSLGLIRASYHPGEIARVYSRYAAGISVLCEPERFGGDYNHLATVASSTHLPVLCKDFIIDLVQVHAARYFGADAILLMLSILDDDEYRVLSAEAQRLGMDVLTEVIDEEEVARAQRLGAKIFGINHRNLHDLSIDLGRSARLAPLVPKGAVVVSESGIREHAVVRELAAHSDAYLVGSHLTGQQDVDQAARSLVFGDNKVCGLRSPSAAQAARAAGALYGGLIFEQASPRNVSRETSAEIIAAEPGLRYVAVSRRTEGWAELIQEGIVAVQIHAPYQGSLEAERALIAHVREEVGEGIEVWRAISMTAPEGPELARALVEEVDLLVLDAAEGGSGTRFDWALIPEEVRQHSLIAGGIGPDNLHEALGIGCAGVDLNSGVEYHHAGPFNHHKDAGALRRAFHIIRTDAKDAKRD from the coding sequence ATGGCGGATAAGGCCCTACCCACCGTGCTTGAGGGCATCGTGCAAACCCGGCGCGGGCACCTTGCTGATATCCGCGAGCGGATCAACCACGTGGATCCAGAGGCCTTGCCGCGCTCTGAGCGATCGCTATTCCAATCCCTTTCCGCCCCCGGCGGACCGCACTTCATTATGGAATGCAAGGCCGCATCGCCTTCGTTGGGGCTGATCCGCGCCTCCTATCATCCAGGCGAAATTGCGCGGGTGTATTCGCGCTATGCGGCAGGCATTAGCGTGCTGTGCGAGCCGGAGCGTTTTGGTGGCGACTATAACCACCTGGCCACCGTGGCATCTTCGACGCATCTTCCGGTGTTGTGCAAGGACTTCATCATTGATCTGGTGCAGGTGCATGCGGCGCGCTACTTCGGTGCCGATGCCATCCTGCTCATGCTGAGCATTTTGGACGATGATGAGTACCGTGTGCTTTCCGCGGAGGCGCAGCGCCTTGGAATGGATGTGCTCACGGAGGTCATTGATGAAGAAGAAGTGGCCCGCGCGCAGCGCTTAGGCGCAAAGATCTTCGGCATTAATCACCGCAATCTTCACGATCTTTCCATCGATCTTGGCCGCTCTGCCCGTTTGGCACCGCTGGTGCCCAAGGGGGCAGTGGTGGTATCCGAGTCGGGTATCCGCGAGCACGCCGTGGTGCGTGAGCTTGCGGCACATTCCGATGCCTACCTCGTTGGCTCACACCTCACCGGGCAGCAGGACGTAGACCAGGCCGCGCGCAGCCTCGTATTTGGCGATAACAAGGTGTGCGGTTTGCGTTCTCCTTCCGCCGCCCAAGCCGCACGCGCGGCAGGCGCTCTCTACGGCGGGCTCATTTTTGAGCAAGCCAGCCCGCGCAATGTTTCACGTGAAACATCGGCCGAAATTATCGCCGCGGAACCTGGGCTGCGCTATGTGGCGGTATCTAGACGCACCGAAGGTTGGGCCGAGCTGATCCAAGAGGGCATCGTAGCCGTGCAGATCCACGCACCTTATCAAGGTTCCCTCGAAGCCGAACGCGCGCTGATCGCCCACGTGCGCGAGGAAGTAGGGGAGGGCATCGAAGTCTGGCGTGCTATTTCTATGACTGCCCCAGAAGGCCCGGAGCTTGCACGCGCGCTCGTAGAAGAGGTGGACCTTCTCGTGCTGGATGCAGCAGAAGGCGGCAGCGGCACACGCTTTGATTGGGCATTGATCCCCGAAGAAGTGCGCCAGCACAGCCTCATCGCCGGTGGCATCGGCCCGGATAACCTCCACGAGGCCCTTGGCATTGGGTGCGCAGGCGTGGACCTGAATTCCGGTGTGGAATACCACCACGCCGGCCCCTTTAATCACCACAAAGACGCAGGCGCGCTACGCCGGGCGTTTCACATCATCCGCACCGACGCAAAGGACGCGAAACGTGACTGA
- a CDS encoding murein biosynthesis integral membrane protein MurJ, whose product MDPVTHSGANGIRHRIVDPSAPAPVPEIQQTPAPQPEQDHSRLASPANRQARVRNVPAPNPEGEQDAKAVEHAMSQAASKQDSAEPAGSNKASDADVVRAGGSMAIATLFSRITGFLRNVMITATLGGAIASAFNVANTLPNLITEIVLGAVLTSLVVPVLVRAEKEDPDRGEAFIRRLFTLAATLLISVTLLAVIGAPWLTELMLDSESKVNVTQATSFAYLLLPQIFFYGIFALLMAVLNTKGIFKPGAWAPVANNVITLAVLALYMFLPGKLDASAQSPVTDPHVLLLGLGTTLGVVVQALIMLPPILRSGVSLKPLWGIDARLKQFGGMAVAIVVYVGISQLGYVVTTRIAANADAAAPNIYQQHWLLLQVPYGIIGVTLLTAIMPRLSRNAADGDDKAVVKDLVMGSKLTFLALIPIVVFFTAFGEQIGRGLFAYREFDATLASILGWTLSFSAFTLLPYALVLLHLRVFYAREEAWTPTLIIAGITTTKILLSYLAPVLATDPSKVVILLGAANGFGFLAGAIIGATLLRRKLGSLGTGAVVHTSVWALGASLVGVAIALGLDFLIRRIGVLEALGSVGVLVELAIVGVVFLAITGIVLSRSGLQEVASLGGSLQRIPGLNRIIKVKEKELMSAPAATSLTPELLALDDTFNATPVPPPMSAGVVRGPRLVPGARVSDGRFRLLADHGSVSQARFWQAREVATDREVALVFVDTSGSAPQAPLSPAAAAGAAAEVSRRTRALGKLRHPAIAPNIEVLSYRNGCLVVADWVAGTTLASVAEEGADPFAAAYALELLGDATEAAKLKAHTPLGLDNRSRIRISTDGVAVLAFPAVLPDASVERDQSCLRTALCTLVDAEQAPAPVAELMQVPAADLPEALRALPDTADQSPDQLQVSADRSPKPSNEPGFGSKNMTRTGRTAVALAVVALVTMIALGTAYLTAVIGARDEKAPIDTNSISREHLEKAIPILAKAEKASVWADGAGEQEEIPAVVDNDATTTWLAQGNARGVLLSFAQPIEPTKVIVNVDEQTKVEVYVGEDAFNLNTATLLGDGEVRGGSGSVKLRQQPETTAVLVWFESIPEGEPLEVKDVQVVARP is encoded by the coding sequence ATGGACCCCGTGACCCATTCAGGTGCTAACGGTATTCGCCACCGCATCGTCGATCCCTCCGCGCCCGCGCCGGTGCCTGAGATTCAACAGACCCCTGCTCCTCAACCGGAGCAGGATCATTCGCGCCTGGCAAGCCCTGCCAACCGCCAGGCTCGCGTGCGCAATGTGCCGGCACCGAACCCTGAGGGCGAGCAAGACGCCAAGGCCGTCGAGCATGCGATGAGCCAGGCGGCAAGCAAGCAGGATTCGGCTGAGCCAGCTGGATCGAACAAGGCCAGCGACGCCGATGTGGTGCGAGCCGGTGGTTCCATGGCCATTGCCACGCTGTTTTCGCGCATCACGGGCTTTTTGCGCAATGTGATGATTACCGCCACCTTGGGTGGTGCCATTGCTTCGGCCTTTAACGTGGCCAATACGCTTCCGAACTTGATCACCGAGATCGTGCTCGGCGCGGTGCTTACCTCGCTGGTGGTGCCGGTGTTGGTGCGTGCAGAAAAAGAAGACCCCGACCGCGGCGAGGCCTTCATTCGCAGGCTGTTTACCTTGGCGGCCACGCTGCTGATCTCGGTGACGTTATTGGCCGTCATCGGCGCGCCCTGGCTTACAGAGTTAATGCTCGATTCCGAGAGCAAGGTCAATGTCACCCAGGCCACCAGCTTTGCCTATCTGCTTTTGCCGCAGATCTTCTTCTACGGCATCTTCGCCCTGCTCATGGCAGTGCTTAATACCAAGGGCATATTTAAACCCGGTGCTTGGGCGCCGGTGGCCAATAATGTGATCACCCTCGCGGTGCTCGCCCTGTATATGTTCTTACCTGGCAAGCTCGACGCTTCGGCTCAAAGTCCCGTCACCGACCCGCATGTGCTGCTGCTTGGTTTGGGCACCACCTTGGGCGTGGTGGTGCAGGCGCTGATTATGCTGCCGCCGATCCTGCGTTCTGGTGTCTCCTTAAAACCGCTGTGGGGCATTGATGCACGCTTGAAGCAATTCGGTGGCATGGCTGTGGCCATCGTGGTGTACGTGGGCATTTCCCAATTGGGCTATGTGGTCACTACCCGCATTGCTGCTAATGCTGATGCCGCTGCGCCGAATATCTATCAGCAGCACTGGCTGTTATTGCAGGTGCCCTATGGCATCATCGGCGTCACCTTGCTCACGGCGATCATGCCGAGGCTTTCTCGCAATGCTGCCGATGGTGACGATAAGGCCGTGGTCAAGGATTTGGTCATGGGCTCCAAGCTCACCTTCTTGGCGCTGATCCCCATCGTGGTGTTTTTCACCGCCTTCGGTGAGCAGATTGGCCGTGGCTTATTCGCCTACCGCGAATTCGATGCCACGCTCGCTTCGATCCTTGGTTGGACTCTAAGTTTCTCGGCCTTCACGCTGCTGCCTTATGCCTTGGTCTTGCTGCACCTGCGCGTGTTTTATGCCCGCGAGGAGGCGTGGACGCCCACGTTAATTATCGCCGGTATTACCACCACCAAGATTCTGCTTTCCTACCTTGCTCCGGTGCTGGCCACTGATCCTTCGAAGGTGGTGATCCTGCTGGGTGCCGCCAATGGTTTCGGCTTCCTCGCCGGCGCCATCATCGGTGCAACGCTGCTGCGCCGCAAACTCGGCTCCCTTGGCACCGGCGCGGTGGTGCATACCAGTGTGTGGGCTTTGGGTGCTTCGCTGGTGGGCGTGGCCATTGCTTTGGGCCTTGATTTCCTCATTCGCCGCATCGGCGTCTTAGAGGCCTTGGGCAGCGTAGGTGTGCTGGTCGAGCTCGCCATCGTCGGCGTGGTTTTCCTGGCCATTACTGGCATTGTGCTTTCGCGTTCCGGCCTGCAGGAAGTGGCAAGCCTCGGCGGTTCCTTGCAGCGCATCCCGGGCCTGAACAGAATTATCAAGGTCAAGGAGAAGGAGCTTATGAGCGCTCCTGCGGCCACCTCCTTAACGCCTGAGCTTTTGGCCTTGGACGATACTTTCAACGCCACCCCCGTGCCGCCACCAATGTCTGCCGGTGTGGTGCGCGGTCCGCGTTTGGTGCCGGGTGCGCGCGTATCTGATGGGCGTTTTAGGCTGCTGGCCGATCACGGCTCTGTAAGCCAGGCCCGCTTCTGGCAGGCCCGCGAGGTCGCCACCGATAGGGAAGTGGCCCTGGTCTTTGTGGATACTTCCGGTTCGGCACCACAGGCTCCTTTGAGCCCCGCTGCCGCCGCCGGGGCTGCCGCCGAGGTGTCCCGCCGCACTCGGGCACTGGGCAAGCTGCGCCACCCGGCTATTGCTCCGAATATTGAGGTGCTTTCTTATCGCAATGGCTGCCTTGTGGTTGCCGATTGGGTGGCGGGCACCACTTTGGCGTCGGTGGCTGAAGAAGGCGCTGATCCTTTCGCTGCTGCCTATGCCTTGGAGTTGCTTGGCGATGCCACAGAGGCCGCCAAGCTCAAGGCTCACACGCCTTTGGGCTTGGATAATCGTTCGCGTATTCGCATCAGCACCGATGGTGTGGCCGTCTTGGCCTTCCCGGCAGTCTTGCCCGATGCGAGCGTGGAACGCGATCAATCCTGTTTACGCACCGCGCTGTGCACGCTGGTGGATGCAGAGCAGGCTCCCGCGCCCGTGGCTGAACTCATGCAGGTGCCGGCCGCTGATCTGCCCGAGGCTTTGAGAGCCCTGCCGGATACTGCGGATCAAAGCCCAGATCAGCTCCAGGTGTCTGCCGATCGCAGCCCCAAGCCCAGCAATGAGCCTGGCTTTGGTTCTAAGAACATGACGCGCACCGGGCGTACCGCGGTTGCTTTGGCTGTGGTGGCGTTGGTGACGATGATTGCCCTTGGCACCGCCTATCTCACCGCCGTGATTGGCGCTCGGGATGAGAAGGCTCCCATCGATACCAACTCCATTAGCCGCGAGCACCTAGAAAAGGCGATCCCCATTTTGGCCAAGGCGGAAAAGGCTTCTGTGTGGGCCGATGGTGCAGGAGAGCAGGAAGAGATTCCCGCGGTGGTGGATAATGACGCCACCACCACCTGGTTGGCTCAGGGCAATGCGCGCGGCGTGCTGTTGAGCTTTGCGCAGCCAATTGAGCCCACCAAGGTGATTGTGAACGTAGATGAGCAAACCAAGGTGGAGGTGTATGTGGGTGAAGATGCCTTCAACCTCAACACTGCAACGCTCTTAGGTGATGGTGAGGTCCGTGGTGGCAGCGGAAGCGTGAAGCTTCGCCAGCAGCCTGAAACCACTGCGGTGTTGGTGTGGTTTGAAAGCATCCCCGAGGGTGAACCGCTTGAGGTGAAAGACGTGCAGGTGGTGGCGAGGCCTTAG
- a CDS encoding CCA tRNA nucleotidyltransferase, giving the protein MMTSRNATLLLQGHKEIAKLQPVLRPLAQAFRDQGYSLYLVGGSVRDALLGRLGHDLDFTTEARPEQVQQILQALSPSVWDTGIDFGTISAEIQGMQIEITTFRADSYDGQSRNPEVQYGDRLEDDLIRRDFRVNAMALELDVDAEPVFHDPLGGLEDLQHRLLDTPAAPELSFHDDPLRMLRAARFVSQLEFSLAPRVQKAMEEMAGQIERISAERVQMELDKLMLGQAPWDGIRVMVDTGLADVVYPEIAALRLTQDEHRQHKDVYEHSLTVLRQAVELEESPDLVLRWAALTHDIGKPATREFHENGRVSFHQHEVVGAKMVRKRMRKLKYSKQMVKDVSQLVFLHMRFHGFSEDSWTDSAVRRYVNDAGDQLEQLNTLVRADVTTRNRKKAQRLRRLFDLFAERIEDLAAKEDLAKVRPALDGNAIMELLGLQPGPEVGQAWQYLKELRLERGPMEVEEAEAALQAWWKERQEA; this is encoded by the coding sequence ATGATGACGTCACGCAACGCAACTTTGCTGCTGCAGGGGCATAAGGAAATAGCCAAACTCCAACCGGTCCTGCGCCCGCTCGCACAGGCATTTCGGGATCAGGGCTACTCCTTATACCTAGTGGGTGGCTCCGTGCGCGACGCGCTCCTTGGCCGTTTAGGCCACGACCTCGACTTCACCACCGAGGCGCGCCCTGAACAGGTGCAGCAGATCCTGCAAGCCCTCAGCCCCAGCGTATGGGATACCGGCATCGATTTCGGCACCATCTCCGCAGAGATCCAGGGCATGCAGATTGAGATCACCACCTTCCGCGCCGATAGCTATGATGGCCAATCGCGCAACCCCGAGGTGCAATATGGTGATCGCCTAGAAGATGACCTGATCCGGCGTGATTTTCGCGTCAACGCTATGGCCTTAGAGCTCGATGTTGACGCAGAGCCGGTCTTTCATGATCCCCTCGGCGGTTTAGAAGATCTGCAACACCGCCTCCTTGATACCCCCGCCGCCCCCGAGCTGAGCTTTCACGACGATCCCCTACGCATGCTGCGGGCAGCGCGCTTTGTGTCGCAACTGGAATTCTCCCTAGCCCCGCGCGTGCAGAAGGCCATGGAGGAAATGGCCGGGCAGATCGAGCGCATCTCCGCCGAGCGCGTGCAGATGGAATTAGACAAGCTCATGCTCGGTCAGGCCCCTTGGGATGGTATCCGCGTCATGGTTGATACCGGCCTGGCCGATGTGGTGTACCCGGAAATTGCGGCATTAAGGCTCACCCAAGACGAACACCGCCAACACAAAGATGTCTACGAGCATTCCTTGACGGTGCTGCGCCAAGCCGTGGAGTTAGAAGAATCTCCCGATTTGGTGTTGCGCTGGGCGGCACTTACCCACGATATTGGTAAGCCTGCTACCAGGGAATTCCATGAAAATGGCCGGGTGAGCTTCCACCAACACGAGGTGGTGGGCGCCAAGATGGTGCGCAAGCGCATGCGCAAACTGAAATACTCCAAGCAGATGGTCAAAGACGTATCCCAGCTTGTGTTCTTGCACATGCGCTTCCACGGCTTTAGCGAGGATTCTTGGACCGATTCTGCGGTGCGCAGGTACGTTAATGATGCAGGCGATCAGCTTGAGCAATTAAATACGCTGGTGCGAGCCGATGTGACCACGCGCAATCGCAAGAAAGCCCAAAGGCTGCGGCGTTTATTTGATCTTTTTGCCGAGCGCATTGAAGATCTCGCCGCCAAAGAAGACTTGGCTAAAGTGCGCCCTGCGCTTGACGGCAATGCGATTATGGAGCTCCTAGGTCTTCAGCCAGGCCCCGAGGTTGGGCAAGCCTGGCAGTATCTCAAGGAGCTGCGTTTAGAGCGCGGCCCGATGGAAGTAGAAGAAGCCGAAGCAGCACTGCAAGCGTGGTGGAAAGAAAGGCAGGAAGCATGA
- a CDS encoding bile acid:sodium symporter family protein, with the protein MRRISIDPLIVLILSAVLLAIVFPVRGQAAEWFRYATDIAIAALFFLYGARLSTREALEGLKHWRLHLTILAFTFVLFPLIGIALQPLGSWFGAGIAMGLMYLTLVPSTVQSSVAFTSIAKGNVAGAIVSASLSNMLGVFLTPILVMALMTHDGSVHVDTSVFIKIATQLLLPFVLGQLLRPIVGAVAATKGTKVVDRGSITMVVYSAFSQGMVAGIWASIGAMQILALIVLSAVIVALMLWLSKLVAQKLHFGRGDRIAIQFCGSKKSLASGLPMAAVIFGGAQLSLLILPLMIFHQVQLIMCSWYAQHLHSQKL; encoded by the coding sequence ATGCGCCGAATCTCCATCGACCCGCTGATCGTCCTGATCCTCTCGGCAGTCCTGCTCGCCATCGTCTTTCCCGTGCGTGGGCAGGCCGCCGAGTGGTTCCGCTATGCCACCGATATCGCCATCGCAGCGCTGTTCTTCTTATACGGCGCAAGGCTTTCCACCCGAGAGGCCCTCGAAGGCCTCAAGCACTGGCGCTTACACCTGACCATCCTGGCATTTACCTTTGTACTCTTCCCCCTCATCGGCATAGCACTCCAACCCCTAGGCTCCTGGTTCGGCGCCGGCATCGCCATGGGGCTGATGTATCTGACCCTGGTACCTTCCACCGTGCAATCCTCGGTGGCTTTTACTTCCATTGCAAAGGGCAATGTTGCAGGCGCTATCGTCAGCGCCTCACTATCGAATATGCTCGGGGTTTTCCTCACCCCAATCTTGGTGATGGCGCTGATGACCCACGACGGCTCGGTGCACGTGGATACCAGCGTCTTTATCAAAATCGCCACCCAACTGCTCTTACCCTTCGTGCTCGGCCAATTACTCAGGCCGATTGTTGGGGCAGTAGCTGCCACGAAGGGCACCAAGGTAGTCGACCGCGGCTCTATCACCATGGTGGTGTATTCGGCCTTTTCTCAAGGCATGGTGGCCGGGATTTGGGCCAGCATCGGCGCAATGCAGATCCTCGCCCTCATCGTGCTTTCTGCCGTGATTGTTGCCCTGATGCTCTGGTTGAGCAAGCTTGTGGCACAAAAGCTTCATTTTGGGCGCGGCGATCGTATCGCTATACAATTTTGCGGCTCTAAAAAGTCGCTCGCATCAGGGCTTCCCATGGCAGCGGTGATCTTCGGCGGTGCGCAGCTTTCGCTGCTGATTTTGCCGCTGATGATCTTCCACCAGGTGCAATTAATCATGTGCTCCTGGTACGCCCAGCATCTCCATTCCCAAAAACTCTAG
- a CDS encoding YqgE/AlgH family protein encodes MNLFGERLFQALEQATPEPGMLLVTDPLGLEGSFFHRSILLVLEHSETHSMAVILNQRSDVAVFNVLPAWAPLASKPPAVFIGGAHEQRAVSALGILAKDKVREEHPDMLRVANRIVRIAMSEDPGEVGELLEGVRIFQGLQFWGPGELEEEIASGDWYVTPALPSDILTPGNQDLWVNVLRRQPMPLPLFATYPSEIDDN; translated from the coding sequence ATGAACCTCTTTGGAGAACGGCTCTTCCAAGCCCTTGAACAGGCAACGCCAGAACCCGGCATGTTGCTAGTGACCGACCCCCTCGGCTTAGAGGGCAGCTTCTTTCACCGCAGCATCCTCTTGGTGCTGGAGCACTCCGAGACGCACTCCATGGCGGTGATTTTGAATCAGCGCTCCGATGTGGCGGTATTTAATGTCTTGCCCGCATGGGCGCCATTGGCCTCCAAGCCCCCGGCTGTGTTTATTGGCGGTGCCCACGAGCAGCGAGCAGTCTCCGCCTTGGGCATCTTGGCTAAAGATAAGGTGCGCGAAGAGCACCCGGATATGCTGCGCGTTGCCAACCGCATCGTGCGCATCGCCATGAGCGAAGATCCAGGTGAGGTAGGCGAGCTCTTAGAGGGTGTACGTATTTTCCAAGGCCTGCAGTTTTGGGGCCCTGGTGAATTGGAAGAAGAAATCGCCAGCGGCGATTGGTACGTCACCCCCGCGCTGCCCTCGGATATTCTCACCCCCGGCAATCAAGACCTTTGGGTAAATGTGCTGCGCCGCCAGCCCATGCCCTTGCCGCTGTTTGCCACCTACCCAAGTGAGATCGACGATAACTAA
- the trpA gene encoding tryptophan synthase subunit alpha, whose translation MTRYAALFQRLGSEGAFVPFVMLGDPTPEDSLHIIRTLIHAGADALELGVAFSDPVADGPTIQRSHLRALDAGATVDSSLDLIAQIREEFPEVPIGLLIYGNVPFTRGIDRFYEEFAKAGADSILIPDVPVREGQPFISAAEKAGIDPIFIAPARASEATLEGVAAHSKGYIYAVSRDGVTGTERASETTGLREVVENIERFGGAPILLGFGISTPEHVAEAIAAGARGAISGSAITSIIERHCEGEHPKPAKVRDPEALGKELGEFVQAMKAATKQ comes from the coding sequence ATGACCCGTTATGCAGCACTCTTCCAACGCCTGGGCAGCGAGGGCGCCTTTGTTCCCTTCGTCATGTTGGGCGATCCCACACCCGAAGATTCCTTGCACATCATCCGCACCCTCATCCACGCAGGGGCCGATGCCCTGGAGCTCGGCGTTGCTTTTTCTGATCCAGTAGCCGATGGGCCGACCATTCAACGCTCGCACCTGCGCGCACTCGATGCAGGGGCAACGGTGGATAGCTCCCTGGATCTCATTGCGCAGATCCGCGAGGAATTCCCCGAGGTTCCCATCGGCTTGCTCATCTACGGCAACGTGCCCTTTACCCGGGGCATTGATCGCTTCTATGAGGAATTTGCCAAGGCCGGTGCTGATTCCATCTTGATTCCCGATGTTCCCGTGCGCGAAGGGCAGCCCTTTATTTCCGCTGCCGAAAAGGCGGGCATTGATCCCATCTTCATCGCACCCGCTAGGGCCAGCGAGGCAACGCTGGAGGGAGTGGCGGCACATTCCAAGGGCTATATCTATGCCGTTTCACGTGATGGCGTTACCGGCACCGAGCGCGCATCGGAGACCACCGGGCTGCGCGAAGTAGTGGAAAATATTGAACGCTTTGGCGGTGCCCCCATTCTGCTTGGCTTTGGCATCTCCACCCCGGAACACGTTGCCGAGGCCATCGCGGCCGGAGCCAGGGGAGCGATCAGTGGTTCGGCAATCACCTCGATTATCGAGCGCCACTGCGAAGGCGAACACCCTAAGCCGGCAAAGGTGCGCGACCCGGAGGCGCTTGGCAAAGAGTTGGGAGAATTTGTTCAGGCCATGAAGGCCGCCACGAAGCAATAA
- a CDS encoding Rieske (2Fe-2S) protein codes for MNQPEQHLCSRRAFLIGSATTFAGALLVACGGEKNVPQDIAVNDVPVGSAVIVDKYIIAQPTEGDYKAYSAVCPHQGAPITVVEGDTVKCTKHGSKFSIKDGSVLNGPAQQPLESVGAHMDNGQIHVG; via the coding sequence ATGAATCAGCCAGAGCAACACCTCTGTTCCCGACGAGCCTTCCTCATCGGCAGCGCAACCACCTTCGCTGGTGCACTCCTAGTAGCCTGCGGGGGAGAAAAGAACGTACCCCAAGACATCGCCGTCAACGACGTTCCAGTGGGCAGCGCGGTGATCGTAGATAAATACATCATCGCCCAACCCACCGAAGGCGATTACAAGGCCTACTCAGCCGTCTGCCCCCACCAGGGCGCACCAATTACCGTGGTGGAAGGCGATACCGTCAAATGCACCAAGCACGGCTCCAAATTCAGCATCAAAGACGGCAGCGTGCTCAACGGCCCAGCCCAGCAACCCCTCGAATCAGTGGGGGCACACATGGATAACGGCCAAATCCACGTGGGTTAA
- the trpB gene encoding tryptophan synthase subunit beta has translation MTESSTILPAYFGEFGGQFVPESLIPALDQLERAFVDAMESEAFREELRGYLRDYLGRPTPLTECSKLPLSRKNGESKVRIFLKREDLVHGGAHKTNQVIGQALLAKRMGKTRIIAETGAGQHGTATALACALLDLECVIYMGAKDVERQQPNVYRMELMGAKVVPVDSGSGTLKDAVNEALRDWTATFHESHYLLGTAAGPHPFPTIVREFHRVISTEAKAQMLERTGGLPDVVVACVGGGSNAIGMFADFIDEPSVELVGAEPGGHGLDSGEHGATISAGQIGILHGTRSYLMRNGDGQVEESYSISAGLDYPGVGPQHAYLAASGRAKYVAITDAEALEAFQLLSREEGIIPALESSHALAYALKRAATADREGKALNILVSLSGRGDKDIDHVRATLEANPELKLKG, from the coding sequence GTGACTGAATCATCGACCATCCTGCCCGCATACTTTGGAGAATTCGGCGGACAATTCGTACCCGAATCCTTAATCCCAGCCTTAGATCAGCTTGAACGCGCCTTTGTAGATGCCATGGAATCCGAGGCCTTCCGCGAAGAACTGCGCGGCTACCTCCGCGATTACCTAGGCCGCCCAACACCGCTCACCGAATGCTCAAAGCTGCCCCTAAGCCGCAAGAACGGCGAATCCAAGGTGCGCATCTTTCTCAAGCGTGAAGATCTCGTGCACGGCGGCGCACATAAAACCAACCAGGTGATCGGCCAGGCACTCCTGGCCAAGCGCATGGGCAAAACGCGCATCATCGCGGAAACCGGCGCCGGACAACACGGCACCGCCACCGCCTTGGCCTGCGCGCTATTAGACCTCGAATGCGTCATTTATATGGGCGCTAAAGACGTGGAACGCCAGCAGCCCAATGTCTATCGCATGGAGCTGATGGGCGCGAAGGTCGTGCCGGTGGATTCCGGTTCCGGCACGCTCAAGGATGCCGTGAACGAGGCCCTGCGCGATTGGACGGCCACTTTCCACGAATCTCACTACCTGCTCGGCACCGCCGCAGGCCCGCACCCCTTCCCAACCATCGTGCGTGAATTCCACCGTGTTATTTCCACCGAAGCCAAAGCCCAAATGCTTGAACGCACCGGCGGCCTGCCCGATGTGGTGGTTGCCTGCGTAGGTGGCGGCTCCAATGCCATTGGCATGTTTGCAGACTTCATTGATGAGCCCTCCGTGGAGCTCGTAGGCGCAGAACCCGGTGGGCATGGCCTGGATTCTGGAGAACACGGCGCGACCATTAGCGCCGGCCAAATCGGCATCCTCCACGGCACCCGCAGCTACCTCATGCGCAATGGCGATGGGCAGGTAGAAGAAAGCTACTCCATTTCCGCCGGCTTGGACTACCCAGGCGTAGGCCCCCAGCATGCCTACTTAGCCGCCAGCGGCCGGGCAAAATATGTGGCCATCACCGATGCCGAAGCACTCGAGGCCTTCCAATTGCTTTCACGTGAAGAAGGCATCATTCCCGCCCTCGAATCCAGCCACGCGCTGGCCTATGCCCTCAAGCGTGCCGCTACTGCAGACCGCGAAGGCAAAGCGCTGAACATCCTCGTCTCCCTTTCTGGCCGAGGCGACAAAGACATTGACCATGTTCGCGCCACCCTCGAGGCCAACCCCGAGCTCAAGCTGAAAGGCTAG